The window CACCTGACGCACGCCGACGCAACGATCCGTGCCAAGGCGAAAGACTTCATCCGCTCGATCATCGACACGGCAGGCCCGCTCGGCGCGCCGGCCATCATCGGTTCGATGCAGGGCCGTTGGGGCGAGAGCATCAGCCGCGAAACCGGTTTCGCCTGGCTGGGCGAAGCCCTCGTCGAGCTCGGCGAGCACGCCCGACAATACAACGTGCCGCTGATCTACGAACCTCTCAATCGCTACGAAACCAACTTCTGCACAACCATGCAGACCGGTGTTTCACTGCTCGAAGACAGCGGCGCGACGAACGTGGTGCTCCTCGCCGATTTGTTCCATATGAACATCGAGGAAGTCGAGATCTCCGGCGGCATTCGCGCCGGCGGAGCCCACATCGGCCACGTCCACCTGGTCGATAGCAACCGCCGCCCCGCCGGCCTCGGCCACATCGACTTCGCGCCGATCGCCGCCGCGTTGCGCGATATTCAATACGACAAGTTCCTCTCCGCCGAAGCACTCCCGTATCCAGATTCGCAGGCGGCGGCGAAGCAGACGATCGACACTTTCCACGAGCACTTTCGGTGAAGAGAAGTTCTGAGTTCTGGGTTTTGAGTTCTGAGACAAACTAAGCACTAAGAACTACGAACTAAGAACTAAGAACCGCCTCCCTCCTGTCTCAAAACTCAGAACCCAAAACTCAGAACTACTCCCCCATGCTCAACCACACGCTCATTCACCCCGACATCCTCGGCATTCTCGGCCGGGCCGGCCATCACTCGGCGATCTTGATCGCCGACGGCAATTATCCCGCCGCTTCCAAGCGCGGACCGCAGGCGCAGGTGATTTCGCTCAACCTGATGCCCGGCGTGGTCAACTGCACGCAGGTGCTGGAAGCCATTTTGTCGGCGATTCCGATCGAAGCCGCCCATACCATGCAGTACGAAACCGAAGGGCCTTACGCGCTGAAGGAAGATCCGCCGGTGTGGGATTCGTATCGCAAAACCATCGCCGCGGCTGGTTCATCGCTGAAGCTCGAGCCGATCGAGAAGTGGAAATTCTACGACGCGGTCGTCACGCCCGATCACGTGCTGACCATTCAAACAGCAGATCAGCAGCGATATGCGAATCTGTTGCTGCATGTCGGGGTTAGGATGTGAGGCAGAGGAAGAGACGAGAGGCGGGAGGCGAGGGACGAGAGGAAGAGATGAAGGGGTTAGAGATTAGGGGATTGATGATGAAGATCATTTCGACCGCTGCGGTTTTTTGTTTTTGTTTGCTGACGGTTGTCGCTTTTGGTGCGGAGGAGAAACCGGCGAGCGAGGCGCAGTTGAATGCTCAGAAGGAGCAGTTGAGCAAGATTCAGAAGTTGATTGGTGGCTGGAAGGGCGTGGGGCAGCCGCAGCGCGGAAGCACAAAGGATTCTTGGACCGAGCAAGCCGATTGGGCCTGGAAGTTCAGCCCTCAGCGGACCTCGATGTTCACTCGGCCCGAGCAGAGCAAATACTTTTCCAAGGTCGAGCTCATCACCGGCGACAAAGCCGACGCTTACACCCTGCAAGCCACGCCGAAAGATGGCGGCGAGGCAGTGGCGTATGCCGGGACGATCGATAAGGATGAGCGACTCGTTCTCGAAAACAAAGATGCCCCGGCTGGTCTGCCGCAGCGGATCTCGCTCCGCTTTGTCGCCGATGGCAAACGGTTGCTGGTCCTCTACGAAGGCAAAACGCAGTTCAGCGATCAACTCGTCCGCCTCGCCGAAGTCGGCTACACCCGCGTCGGCAGCGGTTTTGGCCAGGGCGCGCAAGGCCCCGAATGCGTCGTGACCGGCGGCGCCGGGACGATGGCCGTCGAGTACATGGGACAGAAGTACTACGTCTGCTGCACCGGCTGCCGCGACTACTTCAACGCCGATCCAGCCAAGGCCATCGCGGAATATAAGGAGCGGAAAGAGGAAGAGCGGAAGGCAAAGGAAGCGGCGGAGAAGAAGGGGTGAGCTATTCGACTTTTCTCTACGCAGTCGACATCGATAAATTGCGGGCAGCGGTGGGCTCGAAGGATCCGGAATTACTGGAGCGTTTGCGAGAGGCAAACTCCCCGTCCGACGAGGAAGATCCGCCTCCACCACCCTACGACTATGTCGCCGACTGGCAATTGCGCGTAACGGGTGAAGGCGAGATCTTGTTCGGTGGCAAAGCAACAACGATCGAGAAATTGCCGCAACTCATCAAGTCGCTGACGGGCAGCCTCGAGTTGTTTTTCGAAACGCCGTCTAACGATCAACATACGGCGGTCATGATAGTGGGAAACGAGTGCTACTCGCAGTCTGGCTTGCGGGAAGTGATCTACCGTCTCGAAACGATGGCCCCCGATGTCCTGTGGTCACGAAGTTCGTCCGAGGATGGCTCGGACCGCGCCAGCTTTTCGGCCGACGATAAAGCGCTAGACTCGCTAATCGCTAGCGTGCCGAAGAACTGGAAATCGCGACATGGCTATGCGTTGGAGGTGCTCAGCTTTGTACTAGGCGAGCGTCTGCCAGACGAAGATGAGATTGGCGATTTAGAGCTGCTGCAACTCCATTCGCCGCTCGCGACGATTCGCCATCCGCTCGCGCTGAAAGCGCCCGACGATTTTCCGTACCTCAGCTTTTTAACAGCCGAAGAAGTTGTTGCTGAAGTGCAACGATTGGCTGGTATCGAACTAAGCTTTCCTGCGGATCCTGACATCGAGAACGCACGCCATGCTTACGCAAACTGCATGAAAGTCGCCGCCGATTCCCAGCGAGGAGTTGTG is drawn from Anatilimnocola floriformis and contains these coding sequences:
- a CDS encoding RbsD/FucU family protein, whose amino-acid sequence is MLNHTLIHPDILGILGRAGHHSAILIADGNYPAASKRGPQAQVISLNLMPGVVNCTQVLEAILSAIPIEAAHTMQYETEGPYALKEDPPVWDSYRKTIAAAGSSLKLEPIEKWKFYDAVVTPDHVLTIQTADQQRYANLLLHVGVRM
- a CDS encoding sugar phosphate isomerase/epimerase family protein, which translates into the protein MPLSSVTVSLVAEARGGPFVFWDDLPAAAQSAAELGFDAIEIFPPGPEAIDIPAVKKLLTDHNLKLAAMGTGAGWVKHKLHLTHADATIRAKAKDFIRSIIDTAGPLGAPAIIGSMQGRWGESISRETGFAWLGEALVELGEHARQYNVPLIYEPLNRYETNFCTTMQTGVSLLEDSGATNVVLLADLFHMNIEEVEISGGIRAGGAHIGHVHLVDSNRRPAGLGHIDFAPIAAALRDIQYDKFLSAEALPYPDSQAAAKQTIDTFHEHFR
- a CDS encoding DUF7691 family protein — its product is MSYSTFLYAVDIDKLRAAVGSKDPELLERLREANSPSDEEDPPPPPYDYVADWQLRVTGEGEILFGGKATTIEKLPQLIKSLTGSLELFFETPSNDQHTAVMIVGNECYSQSGLREVIYRLETMAPDVLWSRSSSEDGSDRASFSADDKALDSLIASVPKNWKSRHGYALEVLSFVLGERLPDEDEIGDLELLQLHSPLATIRHPLALKAPDDFPYLSFLTAEEVVAEVQRLAGIELSFPADPDIENARHAYANCMKVAADSQRGVVSFYY